A genomic stretch from Chitinophaga agri includes:
- the wrbA gene encoding NAD(P)H:quinone oxidoreductase → MAKVAIIYYSQTGTTHLLAKAVEDGAKAAGAETRLLKVKETAPDELWGNNPVWKQHIEETSGIAEATNEDLEWADAIIFGSPTRYGLPAAQMKAFIDQTGALWAKGALTDKVGSSFTTTATQHGGQEATILALNTAFYHWGMIIVAPGYVEPSQFQSGNPYGASFTSNNGKLDPDEVAITAGKLQGRRVAEIAARLKGA, encoded by the coding sequence ATGGCTAAAGTTGCAATCATTTATTACAGTCAGACAGGCACTACCCATCTGCTGGCAAAGGCAGTAGAGGACGGCGCAAAGGCCGCTGGTGCGGAAACCCGTCTCTTAAAGGTAAAAGAGACTGCGCCGGATGAGCTCTGGGGCAATAACCCGGTATGGAAACAGCATATCGAAGAGACGTCCGGCATAGCCGAGGCCACCAACGAGGACCTGGAATGGGCCGACGCGATCATTTTCGGTTCACCGACCCGATACGGTCTGCCGGCAGCACAGATGAAGGCATTCATTGATCAGACGGGGGCCTTATGGGCAAAGGGCGCCCTGACCGACAAGGTCGGTTCCTCTTTTACCACAACGGCGACCCAGCACGGTGGACAGGAAGCGACCATCCTGGCCCTGAACACTGCCTTTTATCACTGGGGTATGATCATCGTGGCTCCTGGCTATGTCGAACCCAGCCAGTTCCAATCGGGTAACCCCTATGGCGCTTCCTTTACCTCTAACAATGGTAAACTGGACCCGGATGAAGTGGCCATCACAGCCGGCAAACTCCAGGGACGCCGGGTAGCCGAGATCGCAGCCAGGTTAAAGGGCGCATAG
- a CDS encoding SusC/RagA family TonB-linked outer membrane protein, which translates to MNNKTTLLKRVFLTALPLLISLCLSAQKAFRVTGRVTDTNQQPLEGVTVMEPGTQHMTTTKPDGSFSLQVNSGSSSLAFSFVGFDKQQLPVRNRATIDVILQSVSKAINEVVVVGYGSQRKSDVTGSLTSLSAKTIQERPVANLAQAMQGKAAGINVTTNIKPGEVPSIRIRGTRSGNTSNEPLYVVDGVPIVSVLGVNSFSINDLNPNDISSVEILKDASATAIYGSRGANGVILVTTKKGTRGKMSVSLSSTVSFDSYKSLTDWISGGEYIDRLRNGLINGRRYQPGAPADLKVAPQQWYADPHLDSLNFSASGVTSNYNELLAAAMKGYEWNSDGSVKMRATTAAEQALGWPAMVPVYNSANIPTFNWRDAVTRMGITQNHQVAVSSGTDVSRLYMSLGYNKQTGVQRDQDFERFNLNMNGDINANKWFSMGMSVIASLSKQNYGTTANQGNTGAKDLFGRAIEQYPWALPTDESGNYVRNAGGNLNMWNPLVDIGQGLNERRSSSALGNLYTEIKFTPWLKYRTNFGAQIRNYRSGAWTGPNITAHLGARANTASYAREENFSWVMENLLYFDKNLGKAHALGVTLLQSAQKSRRENTSTSVGGLVIPLSLWYDLASNTQGNPGIGTGFTENTLGSFMGRVNYTLLNKYLLTASGRWDGSSVLSPGNKWAFFPSFALAWKMQEEKFIHNATWINELKPRIGYGVTGNSSVAPYTTTGPLSRNNYVFGSTPAIGALPQSVQNPDLSWEKTAQMNVGVDFSILDNRISGSAEYYVQHTSDLLFTRDIPALSGYVTKIMNIGKSRNRGVEITLNTVNVQTKDFTWSTEINWSRNREEIVELINGKEDIIGSRLFIGQPWQVFYQLQHDGIWGSTPKELEEMEKFKTTGGLDFRPGTVRVVDQNGDYKIDADDYVIRGTPRPKWYGGITNTFRYKGISLSTFIYTRIGQTYFGGYPGTFGRNEKDFWSWTNQSGKWPLQMLGTTGYTNIASAMQYADGSFAVVRNISLTYDIPSTLLSRANIKNAQFNIQVLNPFIFGGDVVKMGINPDDETNWSSESQPNSFNTNPLGGINNNTILPRSVVLGVRVGL; encoded by the coding sequence ATGAATAACAAAACTACCCTGTTAAAGCGTGTCTTCCTCACTGCACTCCCGTTGCTGATCTCATTGTGCCTATCCGCACAAAAGGCCTTCCGTGTAACGGGTAGAGTGACGGACACTAATCAGCAACCGCTGGAAGGTGTGACAGTGATGGAGCCTGGCACACAGCACATGACCACCACCAAACCAGATGGGTCTTTTTCCCTCCAGGTAAACTCCGGCAGTTCTTCACTCGCCTTCAGCTTTGTCGGCTTTGACAAACAACAGCTGCCTGTACGCAACCGTGCCACTATTGATGTCATTTTACAATCGGTATCCAAAGCGATCAATGAAGTGGTCGTAGTCGGTTACGGCTCACAGCGCAAAAGTGACGTCACCGGATCACTGACCAGCCTCTCCGCCAAAACAATACAGGAACGCCCGGTCGCCAACCTCGCACAGGCTATGCAGGGAAAAGCTGCCGGCATAAACGTTACGACCAATATCAAGCCCGGAGAGGTGCCTTCCATACGCATACGCGGTACCCGCTCGGGCAATACCTCCAATGAACCGCTGTATGTAGTCGATGGTGTACCTATCGTATCTGTACTGGGTGTCAATTCCTTTTCTATCAATGACCTGAACCCCAACGATATCTCCTCCGTAGAGATCCTGAAAGACGCATCTGCTACTGCTATCTATGGTTCCAGAGGTGCCAATGGTGTCATACTGGTCACGACGAAAAAAGGCACCCGTGGAAAGATGTCCGTCAGCCTTTCTTCTACCGTTTCATTCGACAGCTATAAATCGCTCACCGACTGGATCAGTGGGGGTGAATACATTGACCGCCTTCGCAATGGTCTCATCAACGGCAGGCGTTACCAGCCTGGCGCACCGGCTGACCTCAAAGTAGCGCCGCAGCAATGGTACGCCGACCCGCACCTGGATAGCCTGAACTTCTCTGCCTCAGGCGTAACAAGCAACTACAACGAACTGCTCGCAGCTGCCATGAAAGGATACGAATGGAACAGCGATGGCAGCGTGAAAATGAGAGCGACAACGGCTGCTGAACAGGCACTCGGCTGGCCAGCCATGGTACCGGTATATAACTCCGCCAATATACCCACCTTCAACTGGAGAGACGCCGTGACCCGCATGGGTATTACTCAAAACCATCAGGTAGCTGTTTCTTCCGGAACAGACGTTTCCAGACTGTACATGTCACTCGGTTATAACAAACAGACCGGCGTTCAGCGTGATCAGGACTTCGAACGTTTTAACCTGAATATGAACGGCGATATCAATGCCAATAAATGGTTCTCCATGGGTATGTCCGTCATTGCCTCCCTCTCCAAACAAAACTACGGCACCACTGCCAATCAGGGTAATACTGGTGCAAAAGACCTGTTCGGCCGCGCTATCGAGCAATATCCCTGGGCACTACCTACTGATGAAAGTGGCAACTATGTACGGAATGCCGGTGGCAATCTGAATATGTGGAACCCGCTGGTTGATATCGGGCAGGGACTCAATGAACGCCGCTCCTCTTCTGCGCTCGGCAATCTCTACACCGAAATAAAATTCACGCCCTGGCTGAAATACCGTACGAACTTCGGCGCCCAGATCAGGAACTATCGTAGCGGCGCCTGGACCGGTCCCAATATTACCGCGCACCTTGGTGCGAGGGCCAACACCGCATCTTATGCCCGCGAAGAAAATTTCTCCTGGGTAATGGAAAACCTGCTCTATTTTGATAAGAACCTTGGCAAGGCGCACGCTCTTGGCGTGACCCTGTTACAATCCGCACAGAAGTCACGCAGAGAAAATACCAGTACCAGTGTAGGTGGTCTCGTCATACCGCTCAGTCTATGGTATGACCTGGCATCTAACACGCAGGGGAATCCTGGCATCGGTACCGGATTCACAGAAAATACGCTTGGCTCCTTTATGGGTAGGGTCAACTATACATTGCTGAATAAATACCTGTTAACGGCTTCCGGCCGCTGGGATGGTTCCTCTGTATTATCCCCCGGCAATAAATGGGCCTTCTTCCCCTCCTTCGCCCTTGCCTGGAAAATGCAGGAAGAAAAATTCATTCATAATGCCACCTGGATCAACGAACTGAAACCCCGTATCGGCTATGGTGTGACGGGCAACTCCTCCGTCGCTCCTTATACAACGACTGGCCCGCTGAGCCGCAACAACTATGTATTTGGCTCAACACCTGCCATCGGTGCGTTACCTCAGTCTGTACAGAACCCGGATCTCAGCTGGGAGAAAACAGCGCAGATGAATGTGGGTGTCGACTTTTCCATACTGGACAACCGTATCTCCGGCTCCGCAGAATATTACGTCCAGCATACCTCGGACCTGCTCTTCACCAGAGATATCCCTGCCCTGTCAGGTTATGTCACCAAGATCATGAACATCGGTAAATCCAGGAACCGCGGAGTAGAGATCACCCTGAACACTGTCAACGTACAGACCAAAGACTTTACATGGAGCACAGAGATCAACTGGAGCCGCAACCGGGAAGAGATCGTGGAACTGATCAATGGTAAGGAAGATATCATTGGCTCACGCCTGTTCATCGGACAGCCATGGCAGGTATTCTACCAGCTACAGCATGATGGTATCTGGGGGAGTACGCCAAAGGAACTGGAAGAAATGGAAAAGTTCAAAACTACCGGCGGACTTGACTTCCGACCCGGCACCGTGAGAGTGGTCGATCAGAACGGTGACTACAAAATAGATGCAGATGATTATGTCATCAGAGGTACGCCCAGACCTAAATGGTATGGCGGTATCACCAATACATTCCGGTATAAAGGTATCAGTCTGAGTACATTCATTTACACCCGTATCGGACAGACCTATTTTGGTGGTTATCCAGGTACATTCGGCAGAAATGAAAAAGACTTCTGGAGCTGGACCAACCAAAGCGGCAAATGGCCTTTACAGATGCTGGGCACCACCGGCTACACCAACATTGCTTCGGCTATGCAATATGCAGATGGCTCTTTTGCGGTCGTGAGAAACATCTCGCTGACCTATGACATCCCTTCTACATTACTGAGCAGGGCAAACATAAAGAACGCACAGTTCAACATACAGGTACTGAATCCCTTCATCTTCGGCGGGGATGTAGTGAAAATGGGTATCAACCCGGATGATGAAACTAACTGGTCATCTGAGTCACAACCCAATTCATTTAACACTAATCCGCTGGGCGGCATCAACAACAACACCATCCTTCCACGCAGCGTAGTGCTGGGAGTAAGGGTCGGACTCTGA
- a CDS encoding S9 family peptidase — MRKFILLTAMVGCIAIQPAMSQRRSLDTANYREWNQVASPAVSYDGTWAVYSITENEVSTRYLVNTGSGKTIKLEDADNPEFFNAGKWMKYGQNKNGQSSILLTRLKDGKQLPWMKSGYILTSASSPWMSYTNWQNGAANAFLYNVDTQDSLVLNGTAKFSLYDNDRAILFLQKDQLMAGPLKGTAKPVFEGTVSDFTFRKETQEGTFLSGSALYAFSLKTGKHTLLLDYKDIPAPAGYTIRPKTYDISANAEHVLLEVAYNGKQPKMQRPANTGFELELWTWNEPVSQRRQRKGVYNGTQMDDAQFIYHIAEKKVVEVAPEKAGRLLAPEAENYDYAFIADSKPYVPMVDWKYDTNADIYLVNVHTGERRLLAKDCGENPIWSPNGKYAVIFNQEKKEWQVLDPQAGVFKAISGQIGQALYDEEHDHPSLAHSYGLAGWTDNGNTALVYDRYDIWAINLEGKQAVRCITNGYGRAHQVTLRWMSTPFISHVDLTKSMYLQSFNERTKSAGVYQLTAGKGVTLLTDNPGYSVSVGAISGDGSSFVYFKQNFHTFPDLWFSKTGFKKEQRLTDANPQQQKYTWGTAKLVEWKNYEGKQNQGVLYVPEGYDSTKTYPMIVDFYETHSGELHKYFAPEYSTSTIDIPTYVSNGYVVFRPDIHYKIGFPGESTYNAVVSGTEEMIRRGVADKNRIGLQGHSWSGFQVYYLVTRTNIFTCVNAGAGVSNATYNYFAIRQNGAPCLFKYEVEQSRIGKTLWTGREEFIQSSPIFNADKIQTPLLIFHNDKDGAVAFTQGLDMFIAMRRLGRPAWLLNYKGENHSLGSLEAQQDWTLRMGQFFDHYLKGKPMPRWMKEGISVDERNVDQKYDY; from the coding sequence ATGCGGAAATTTATTTTGTTAACTGCCATGGTGGGTTGTATTGCTATACAGCCCGCCATGTCGCAACGCCGGTCGCTCGATACGGCTAACTACAGGGAATGGAACCAGGTAGCCAGCCCCGCGGTCTCTTACGATGGCACATGGGCGGTCTACAGCATCACAGAGAATGAAGTAAGTACCCGGTACCTTGTGAACACAGGCAGCGGCAAGACCATTAAACTGGAAGACGCTGACAATCCGGAGTTCTTCAATGCAGGTAAATGGATGAAATATGGCCAGAACAAAAATGGCCAGTCCTCCATCCTGCTGACTCGCCTGAAAGACGGCAAACAACTGCCCTGGATGAAAAGCGGCTATATCCTGACCAGTGCCTCCTCTCCGTGGATGTCCTACACCAACTGGCAGAATGGTGCAGCTAACGCTTTCCTGTACAACGTCGATACACAGGACAGCCTGGTACTCAATGGCACCGCCAAATTCTCCCTCTATGATAATGACCGCGCTATCCTGTTCCTCCAGAAAGACCAGCTGATGGCAGGACCATTAAAGGGAACAGCCAAACCGGTTTTTGAGGGTACGGTCAGTGATTTTACTTTCCGCAAGGAAACACAGGAGGGCACTTTCCTCTCAGGATCGGCACTTTATGCCTTCTCCCTGAAGACGGGTAAACATACCCTGCTGCTGGATTATAAAGATATTCCGGCGCCCGCCGGATACACCATCCGGCCAAAGACATATGACATTTCAGCCAACGCTGAACATGTATTGCTGGAAGTAGCTTATAACGGTAAGCAGCCCAAAATGCAAAGACCTGCCAATACCGGCTTCGAACTGGAACTCTGGACATGGAACGAACCTGTCTCCCAGCGCCGCCAGCGCAAAGGTGTATATAACGGCACGCAGATGGACGATGCTCAGTTCATCTATCATATAGCCGAAAAGAAAGTCGTGGAAGTGGCACCGGAAAAAGCAGGCCGGCTACTCGCACCAGAGGCGGAAAATTATGACTACGCCTTCATCGCGGATAGCAAACCTTATGTCCCGATGGTCGACTGGAAATATGATACCAATGCCGACATCTACCTGGTGAATGTACACACCGGTGAACGCAGGTTGCTGGCAAAGGACTGCGGAGAGAATCCGATCTGGAGCCCTAACGGTAAATATGCCGTGATCTTCAACCAGGAAAAGAAAGAATGGCAGGTACTCGACCCGCAGGCTGGTGTATTCAAAGCGATCTCCGGACAGATAGGTCAGGCACTATACGATGAAGAACATGATCATCCGTCCCTGGCTCATTCCTATGGTCTTGCAGGATGGACGGACAATGGTAATACCGCACTGGTCTATGACAGATATGATATCTGGGCGATCAACCTGGAAGGCAAACAGGCTGTCCGCTGTATTACGAATGGCTATGGCCGCGCACACCAGGTAACACTCAGATGGATGTCTACTCCGTTCATCAGTCATGTGGACCTGACAAAGTCAATGTACCTGCAGAGCTTCAACGAGCGGACCAAGTCGGCTGGCGTATATCAGCTGACTGCAGGTAAAGGAGTTACACTGCTCACCGATAACCCGGGTTACTCGGTAAGTGTAGGTGCTATATCCGGCGACGGCAGTAGTTTCGTGTACTTCAAACAGAACTTCCACACCTTCCCCGACCTGTGGTTCAGCAAGACTGGTTTCAAAAAGGAACAACGCCTCACAGATGCCAATCCGCAACAACAAAAATATACCTGGGGTACGGCGAAACTGGTAGAATGGAAAAATTATGAAGGGAAACAGAACCAGGGAGTGCTGTATGTGCCAGAAGGGTATGACAGCACGAAGACCTACCCGATGATCGTAGACTTCTATGAAACACATAGCGGTGAACTGCATAAATACTTTGCTCCTGAATACAGTACCAGCACCATTGATATTCCAACTTATGTCAGCAATGGCTATGTAGTGTTCCGTCCTGACATTCATTACAAAATCGGGTTTCCTGGTGAAAGCACCTATAATGCTGTTGTAAGTGGTACAGAAGAAATGATCAGAAGAGGGGTAGCTGATAAGAACAGGATAGGCTTACAGGGACATAGCTGGTCCGGCTTCCAGGTATATTACCTGGTAACACGCACCAACATCTTCACTTGTGTAAATGCAGGTGCAGGTGTATCCAATGCAACCTATAACTATTTCGCAATCCGCCAGAACGGAGCGCCCTGCCTGTTCAAATACGAAGTAGAGCAAAGCCGTATCGGTAAAACACTGTGGACTGGCAGAGAAGAGTTCATCCAAAGCTCTCCTATCTTCAACGCAGATAAGATACAGACACCACTGCTGATCTTCCATAACGACAAAGACGGTGCTGTCGCCTTCACACAGGGCCTGGATATGTTCATTGCGATGCGCAGACTGGGCAGGCCGGCCTGGTTGCTCAACTATAAAGGGGAGAACCACTCGCTGGGCTCATTGGAAGCACAGCAGGACTGGACACTCCGTATGGGGCAGTTCTTCGACCACTACCTGAAAGGCAAGCCAATGCCAAGATGGATGAAGGAAGGGATCAGTGTAGATGAACGCAATGTAGACCAGAAATACGACTATTGA
- a CDS encoding RagB/SusD family nutrient uptake outer membrane protein, giving the protein MKKYLLILILITAGNISCRKFLDEKQVSNLTQDYYNTEDGLNGLINGLYVYARVKHEWDGNGARLTQGETDAYMTSDNTYATLTATRYGSNVSSITGNVYNYLGAANASNAPMGAYPQINNCNIALDIIERIRPGKFGADETYRKTRRAEVLFLRAWAYFLITNQLGDAPLLLVPRREDNQIYYYPKAKLEDIYKQIISDMREAYEDLPLTITDRGRAGKLAAGHFLAKLYLSRAQAAPFMNNAEKHLSMLYKGNVPTDLDSAITLSTEVINAAGGPSGLAPDYWTLFDPKVSETTPHKEVLWAAQFDVNTSLNGRFGNRSANYHTGNYTDATGVIRSMAYGRPFGTFKATDFGYDVFTDKVHDSRYYKTFQYEYIRNGTAGFTWTAAAAAWWNAHKPAGEAAVNPGDPRALPGKRALIYLENQQSEALDSTTVMSQPYQFIVRWVKSDVTGRYYYRLNYNQNAIGLNTGAPSPYLSVKKYVDPLRGGSADESNFNSESGTRDAILIRLAETYLLRAEAYGRKGIYDRAVDDINVLRQRAAYKAGESRPEVLVQWEPKAAALNTPEKISPYPADGSSYNAIRITINQFTPGTPEALAEHYIPTATSMQDMFIQFIYNEKTREQLAEGVLWEDLHNAGILYERTIYLNQMASPLSGRWPGASNTANGNGQDGNGKGQMKKEFTFRPWPNDFLRQLTDENGQALDPSALAAYQNPGY; this is encoded by the coding sequence ATGAAAAAATATCTCCTGATACTGATACTTATTACAGCAGGCAACATATCCTGTAGAAAATTCCTGGACGAAAAACAGGTATCCAATCTGACACAGGATTACTACAATACGGAAGACGGGCTCAATGGTCTCATTAACGGACTATACGTATATGCCCGTGTAAAACACGAGTGGGACGGCAATGGTGCACGACTCACACAGGGTGAGACAGATGCCTACATGACCAGCGATAACACCTATGCCACGCTGACAGCAACCCGCTATGGTTCAAACGTGAGCAGCATCACCGGCAATGTCTATAACTATCTGGGCGCCGCTAACGCCAGCAACGCGCCTATGGGTGCCTATCCACAGATCAATAACTGTAACATCGCGCTGGATATTATAGAAAGAATAAGACCCGGCAAGTTCGGCGCCGACGAAACTTACCGCAAAACAAGACGGGCAGAGGTACTGTTCCTGCGCGCCTGGGCATATTTCCTGATCACGAATCAGCTCGGAGATGCACCGCTGCTCCTGGTGCCCAGAAGAGAAGACAACCAGATATACTATTACCCCAAGGCCAAACTGGAAGATATCTATAAACAGATCATCAGTGATATGCGGGAAGCCTATGAAGACTTACCACTCACTATCACCGACCGTGGACGTGCAGGTAAACTGGCAGCGGGACACTTTCTGGCTAAGCTTTACCTGAGCCGTGCACAGGCAGCTCCATTTATGAACAACGCAGAAAAGCATCTCAGCATGTTGTACAAAGGGAATGTACCGACAGACCTTGACTCGGCCATCACGCTGAGTACGGAAGTGATCAATGCCGCAGGTGGCCCTTCCGGCCTGGCGCCAGATTACTGGACACTCTTCGACCCCAAGGTATCTGAAACAACGCCCCACAAAGAAGTGTTATGGGCCGCGCAGTTTGATGTCAATACGTCACTGAACGGTCGCTTTGGCAACCGTTCAGCAAACTACCATACCGGCAACTATACTGATGCTACCGGCGTGATACGCTCTATGGCCTACGGCCGTCCTTTCGGCACTTTCAAGGCGACCGACTTTGGGTATGACGTCTTTACTGATAAAGTGCATGATTCCAGGTATTACAAAACCTTCCAGTACGAGTATATCCGCAATGGTACCGCCGGATTTACCTGGACAGCCGCCGCCGCTGCCTGGTGGAACGCGCACAAGCCTGCCGGAGAGGCAGCAGTGAATCCGGGCGATCCAAGAGCACTACCTGGCAAAAGAGCCCTTATCTACCTGGAAAATCAACAGTCAGAGGCGCTGGACTCTACCACGGTTATGAGTCAGCCCTATCAGTTCATCGTACGTTGGGTAAAGTCGGACGTCACCGGCAGGTACTACTACCGCCTTAATTACAATCAGAACGCTATCGGTCTGAATACCGGTGCCCCCTCTCCTTATCTCTCTGTAAAGAAGTACGTCGATCCGCTGAGAGGTGGTAGTGCCGATGAAAGCAACTTTAACAGTGAAAGTGGTACCAGGGACGCTATCCTTATCAGACTGGCAGAGACCTACCTGCTACGTGCCGAAGCATATGGCCGTAAAGGCATTTATGACAGGGCGGTGGATGATATCAATGTGCTGCGCCAGCGTGCCGCATACAAAGCAGGGGAAAGCCGGCCGGAAGTACTGGTTCAATGGGAACCAAAAGCAGCCGCGCTGAATACACCCGAAAAAATATCTCCCTACCCTGCTGATGGCAGTTCCTATAATGCGATCCGTATTACGATCAACCAGTTCACTCCCGGCACACCGGAAGCATTAGCGGAACACTATATTCCAACAGCTACCAGCATGCAGGACATGTTCATCCAGTTCATCTACAATGAAAAGACAAGGGAACAACTGGCAGAGGGTGTACTGTGGGAGGATCTGCATAATGCGGGGATCCTGTATGAACGCACTATTTACCTGAACCAGATGGCGTCTCCGCTATCAGGCCGCTGGCCGGGTGCTAGCAATACGGCGAATGGTAATGGACAGGACGGCAATGGTAAAGGGCAGATGAAAAAAGAATTTACATTCAGACCCTGGCCGAATGATTTCCTGAGACAGCTGACCGATGAGAATGGACAGGCGTTAGATCCGTCGGCACTGGCTGCGTACCAGAATCCAGGATACTGA
- a CDS encoding lipase family protein — protein sequence MKPITPNVTSNSGQPAQASTAVWLCFLTYSSNPSGDIGTYLPGWQIVWNGVETPDGNYAFIASDAAGDTFALAIRGSLPPQDIFEKWDAFANWILEDLNVMKQTDWTYAAAAGAVISNGAYLAFDNMQHMQDSLHSGLSLIQFLQQKVIGAGKQLLITGHSLGGNMANVYASYLVSQITTPGYVNNNLSLFTFAAPAAGNAAFAQDLDNKLPDAYHYQNVNDIIPNCPVADRLILTGLLYIPKPAAADITTTFEDVTVSLQEAFLMLGGIFLLYKYQQESRNYFIFGTALYKDYEAPTLRDWFLQAGSQHALSNYATFLGVDLPVIPNNFMVQPPVASVLG from the coding sequence ATGAAGCCCATTACCCCTAACGTTACCAGTAACAGCGGACAGCCCGCACAAGCTTCCACAGCCGTATGGCTTTGTTTTCTTACTTACAGTTCCAATCCGTCCGGTGACATCGGCACCTATCTTCCCGGCTGGCAGATCGTCTGGAATGGAGTGGAAACCCCTGACGGCAACTATGCCTTCATCGCATCAGATGCCGCTGGGGATACCTTCGCACTTGCTATCCGTGGTTCTTTGCCACCGCAGGACATATTTGAGAAGTGGGATGCCTTCGCCAACTGGATACTGGAAGATCTTAATGTGATGAAACAGACAGACTGGACCTATGCGGCTGCTGCCGGCGCCGTGATAAGCAACGGCGCTTATCTTGCATTTGACAACATGCAGCACATGCAGGATTCGCTCCATTCAGGACTTTCCCTGATCCAGTTCCTGCAACAGAAAGTGATCGGCGCCGGTAAGCAATTACTGATCACAGGTCATAGCCTGGGAGGTAATATGGCGAATGTATATGCTTCGTACCTGGTGAGTCAGATCACTACGCCTGGTTATGTCAATAATAATCTGTCCCTGTTCACCTTTGCGGCGCCTGCTGCCGGCAATGCGGCCTTTGCACAGGACCTGGACAATAAGTTGCCTGATGCTTATCACTATCAGAATGTAAATGATATCATTCCTAATTGCCCGGTGGCAGACAGGCTCATTCTGACAGGTCTCTTATATATTCCTAAGCCGGCTGCTGCTGATATTACGACTACCTTCGAGGATGTGACCGTATCGTTGCAGGAAGCGTTTCTAATGTTAGGTGGTATATTCCTGCTATATAAGTATCAGCAGGAGAGCAGGAATTACTTCATATTTGGTACTGCCCTTTACAAGGACTATGAAGCGCCTACGCTGAGAGACTGGTTCTTACAGGCGGGTTCACAGCATGCACTGAGTAATTATGCAACCTTCCTGGGAGTGGATCTGCCGGTTATCCCAAACAATTTCATGGTACAACCACCCGTTGCATCTGTATTAGGCTGA
- a CDS encoding retropepsin-like aspartic protease, with protein sequence MKFVLLSICLALCIPVVSFSQSQKNEIPFTLLESGHILVKAKIDGVEGNFIFDTGAGLTVFVKSFFEKLKQVTKEDGGYTGFRATGERLDIDLYKVKNVEFGPVKKAVEEISYLDANLGGIDGILSLKLVESMPFTIDFDKKVLRFESAQTLSDIRKKAKSIPVQLEQSRDKSLTIFSYFKVNDTLNLQLSLDSGAGKEIYRLNAKYLKQLGVDVNDTLKVKTFEKKSEFNPDHISHIYVTSISSIAAAAAPSVSKKDFRVQFLDGLIYDGIIWINWLGSKITFDLDKKVLLVQG encoded by the coding sequence ATGAAGTTCGTACTACTATCTATTTGCTTAGCCCTCTGCATACCTGTCGTGTCGTTCTCCCAGTCACAGAAAAATGAAATTCCCTTTACCCTGCTGGAATCCGGCCATATCCTGGTCAAAGCGAAAATTGACGGCGTTGAAGGCAATTTCATATTTGATACAGGTGCTGGACTCACCGTTTTTGTAAAATCTTTCTTTGAGAAACTCAAACAGGTCACGAAAGAAGATGGTGGTTACACCGGCTTCCGTGCTACCGGTGAACGCCTGGACATCGACCTGTATAAAGTGAAGAATGTTGAATTTGGTCCGGTTAAAAAGGCCGTAGAGGAAATCAGCTATCTGGATGCTAACCTCGGCGGCATTGATGGTATCCTCTCCCTGAAACTGGTGGAATCAATGCCTTTCACCATCGACTTTGATAAAAAAGTACTGCGTTTCGAATCTGCCCAGACCCTGTCCGATATCAGAAAGAAAGCGAAGAGCATTCCGGTACAGCTGGAACAATCCAGGGATAAGTCACTCACGATCTTCTCCTACTTCAAGGTCAATGATACACTCAACCTGCAACTTTCCCTGGATAGCGGGGCAGGAAAAGAGATCTACCGGCTCAATGCCAAATACCTGAAACAACTGGGTGTGGATGTCAATGACACACTGAAAGTGAAGACTTTCGAGAAAAAGAGTGAGTTCAATCCCGACCATATTTCACATATCTATGTTACTTCCATTAGTAGCATCGCGGCGGCAGCAGCACCTTCCGTCAGCAAAAAGGACTTCCGTGTACAGTTCCTGGATGGCCTGATCTATGACGGCATCATCTGGATCAACTGGCTGGGTTCAAAGATCACTTTTGACCTCGATAAAAAAGTTTTGTTAGTACAAGGTTAA
- a CDS encoding SPW repeat domain-containing protein — MRFIGTKLHGYLDYIVAVLLIAAPWIFGFYQGGAESWVPVGMGLFTIVYSLLTDYELGISHRLNMSTHLTLDVISGILLALSPWLLNFAADVWLPHLAVGILEMGVASATKIIAGTNAKSFANI; from the coding sequence ATGAGATTTATAGGAACGAAACTACACGGCTACCTCGATTATATCGTGGCAGTCCTGCTAATAGCAGCCCCCTGGATCTTCGGGTTCTATCAGGGCGGTGCGGAAAGCTGGGTACCGGTGGGAATGGGTCTTTTTACCATTGTTTATAGTCTGCTGACCGACTATGAGCTGGGTATTTCTCACAGACTGAATATGAGTACACATCTGACCCTGGACGTTATTTCAGGTATCCTGCTGGCGTTGTCTCCCTGGCTGCTGAATTTTGCGGCAGATGTCTGGCTTCCGCATTTAGCGGTAGGTATACTTGAAATGGGCGTTGCATCGGCCACAAAGATCATAGCAGGCACAAACGCTAAAAGCTTCGCAAATATTTGA